The Streptomyces sp. B3I8 nucleotide sequence ATCGGGATCGGGGGCGGTCGCCCGCGGGCGGCCCGTGTCACCGTCCGCGGCCGGCTTCGGGGCCGGCTCCGCCACCGGCTTCGCGGCCGCCGGCTCACGGTCCGGTTCCGAGTGCGCCTGCGCCGCTTCCCGGGCGGCCTCGTCGGCGCCATCGGCGCCATCGGCGTCGGGGTGGGGGCGCTCTTCGCTCATGGCGGGCTCCTGACTGCGTCTCGTCCCTTCGACGTTACCCGAACCGCCCCGGCCACAGTTCCGGATCGGGAGCGAACCGGACGCGCAGCTCGCCCTCGCGCAGGGCCGCGCCGACGACGGTGCAGCGGCGCAGCGCGGAGGGGAGCGGGACGATCCGGTGGAACCGGCCGACGGTGAGGATCAGTTCGTCGCCGCGCCGGACCAGGTCCAGCTCCTCCCGTACGGCGCCGGGCAGCGGGAGGTGCCACACGAGGACGACGCCTCCCCCACGACCGTCCTCGGCCGGCTGTTCGGTGACCGGCCACTCGACGGGGGCGGGCGCCGGGTCGTCCGGCGCGGGCCCGGGGAGGCGCAGCGCGGCCAGGTCGTCGGTGCCGCGCGGGTCCCGCCCGAGGTGCGGGACGCAGTGCACGGCGTCGCTCCCGTACGTCTCCCGCCACTCGTCCGTCGTCTTGCGCTGCTGTGCGGTGAGCCCGGCCGACCAGGTGTCCGCGCCGGGCTCGGGCAGCACCCGGTTGGCGATCACGGCGTCCAGGCGCAGGGCGTGCAGGGCGAGCCCGGTGGTGGCGGTGCGCACGGCGTCGGCGCCGGCGGGGCCGGGTTCGGCGACCAGCCAGGCGGTGGTGCCGGGGTCGGCGAGCACGGCCTCGGTCGCGCCGAGGGACGTGTCCCAGCGGGCGGCGGCCTCGTAGAGCCGCTCGCCGGGCACGGGGACTCCCGCGAGCCGGCCCAGCACCGGCCGCAGCGCGCGGGCGGCCTGCCGCCCGGGCGGCAGCAGCCGGCGCAGATAGCGGCGGAGCTGCTCGGGCAGGGCGAGCAGGGCCAGGGCCTGCGGGGCGGGCGGCAGGTCGACGACGATCAGGTCGTGGTCGCCCGAGAGCGCGGCGTCGCGCACCGCGCCCAGCAGCGCGAGTTCGGTGGCGCCGGGGAGCGGGGTGAGTTCCTCGGCGTCCAGGCGGGCTGCGCCGAGCAGGTCCAGGGCGGAGGCGGCTTTGGTCTGCAGGGCGAGGAGGTCGTCGCGGAAGCGGGTGTCGGCGTCGGGCCGCCGGGCGGTGAGGCACGGGACGCCCTCGACGGCCCGGGAGCCGGCGTGGGTGGGGGTGCCGAGGGCGGCACCGGGGGTGTCGGCGGGGTCGGCGGACAGCAGCAGCGTGCGGACGCCGAGGCGGGCGGCGCGCAGTGCGGCGCCGGCGGCGACGGTGGTCCGACCGGAGCCGCCGGGGCCGGTGACGAGGAGAGTACGCAAAGGGGGCGCCTAAGAGCTGGAAGCGGTGGGACGGGCGCGGGGAGTTCGGGTGGGTGGGGTGCGTGGCCGGCTGCGGGTGCGTCGTGGCCGGTCGCGCCCCGCGGCGGAGCCGCGGACGGATACAGCCCCGCGCCCCTGTGAAGCCGGGGCTGCACCCCGCTTTCAGTGGCGCGGGGCACTGCGCGGGAAGTCCCCACCGGCGGGCGGCCGACAGCGCACCTCGGGAGTCCAGGGGGCGAAGCCCCTTGGACGGACGGGGAGGGCAGGGGCGGCGGGGGCGGGGCGGGGGCGGAAAATCTACCGCCGAAGAGCTACCGCTCCGACTCCACCCGCTTCTTCAGGCCGGCCAGCGCCCGGTCGATGATGACCTTCTCCGCCTTGCGCTTGATCATGCCGAGCATCGGGATCTTGACGTCCACCGTGAGCTGGTACGTCACCTCCGTCGCTCCCGCGCCCGCCGGCTTCAGCAGGTACGAGCCGTCCAGGGAGCGCAGCATCTGCGACTTCACCAGCGTCCAGGACACCTCTTGCTCGGACCCCCAGGTGTACGCGAGCACCTGGTCGTCCTTGATCGCGCCCGCGTCCATGACGAGGCGCACCTGCTCCGCGCGGCCCTGTCCGTCCGTAGCGAGGACCTCGGCCTCCTTCACCTCGCCCGTCCAGTCCGGATAACGGGCGAAGTCGGCGATCACCCCCATGACATCGGCCGGTG carries:
- a CDS encoding ArsA family ATPase, producing the protein MRTLLVTGPGGSGRTTVAAGAALRAARLGVRTLLLSADPADTPGAALGTPTHAGSRAVEGVPCLTARRPDADTRFRDDLLALQTKAASALDLLGAARLDAEELTPLPGATELALLGAVRDAALSGDHDLIVVDLPPAPQALALLALPEQLRRYLRRLLPPGRQAARALRPVLGRLAGVPVPGERLYEAAARWDTSLGATEAVLADPGTTAWLVAEPGPAGADAVRTATTGLALHALRLDAVIANRVLPEPGADTWSAGLTAQQRKTTDEWRETYGSDAVHCVPHLGRDPRGTDDLAALRLPGPAPDDPAPAPVEWPVTEQPAEDGRGGGVVLVWHLPLPGAVREELDLVRRGDELILTVGRFHRIVPLPSALRRCTVVGAALREGELRVRFAPDPELWPGRFG
- a CDS encoding SRPBCC family protein: MAEHTSSSITIEAAPADVMGVIADFARYPDWTGEVKEAEVLATDGQGRAEQVRLVMDAGAIKDDQVLAYTWGSEQEVSWTLVKSQMLRSLDGSYLLKPAGAGATEVTYQLTVDVKIPMLGMIKRKAEKVIIDRALAGLKKRVESER